The genomic segment CACGGCGGCCTCGAGATGCCGGTGCAATGCCGCGCGGTCGGTCTTCTCGACCGCCTTGGTATCGACACCGCCAAAGCGGATCATCGTCGTCGGGAATTGCAGGTCTTCGACGTCACAGCGCCACTCGGCCCCGGCCAGCGCGGCGATCTGGCCGTCGCCGGTCGTGTCGACCACGACACCGGCCTCGACGCCCCAGCGCCCATCGATCGACTCGAAGATCACACCGCCCACGCGCCCCTCGCGCCGGATCACCTCGACCGCCAGCGAATGGAAGCGCACGGCAACGCCGGCCTCCTCCATCAGGTCATCGGCCACCCGCTTCATCGGCTCGGGGTGATAGGGCAGCGACGCGGTCTGAAGCCAGACCTTGGGCGCATTGGCCCCGCCGCGCCGTGCCAGCCTGTCGATGATCTCGTCCGCGAGCCCCCGCACCAGCCGCTGCACCCGGCCGCCATCCAGTCCGTAAAGCCCGCATATGCTGCCAAGCGTGACCGAGGTCAGCGTACCGCCCAGGAACCCCATCCGCTCGACCAGCATGACGCTGGCGCCGGTCCGCGCCGCCGCAACCGCCGCCGCGATCCCGGCCGAGCCGCCGCCCACCACCAGCACATCGACGCGCTCGCGGATTTCGGTCTGCCGTTCGGCCTCGGTGATATTCGTCATTCCGCCTTGTCCTTCTGCCCGCCCTTGCGGGCCCGCGCCGTGCTGCGCCGGATCATCATGTCGACCGGGTGCACGATGCGCCTTGGTTCCAGTTCCGGCTGGGCCAGCCGTTCGAGCAGCAGCGCCACGCCATCCTCGACGATCTTGCGCACCGGCTGGCGCACCGTTGTCAGCGACAGGGTCGACCACGACGCCTGTTCCACATCGTCGAACCCCACGACCCAGCACTCCTCGGGCACCCGGACGCCCGCCTCGAACGCCCCGTCGAGCGCGCCGAGCGCCAGCAGGTCGTTGGCGCAGAACACCGCGTCGGGCGGGTCGGCCAGGTCGAGCAGCGACTGCATCGCCGTCCGTCCGCTTTCATGCGAGAACGGCACCCGGCGGGTGAGCGAGCTTTCCAGCGTCACGCCGCGCCGCTCCAGTTCCTCGAGGAACCCCGCCTCGCGGTCGCGCACCGTGCTCACCTCCAGCGAGCCGCTGATGAACCCGATCCGCCTGCGCCCGTGGTCGAGCAGGTAGCTCGCCACCGCCGCCCCGCCCGCGCGGTTGTCGCTCGACACCTGGTCACAGCTCAGGTCGTCGATCGTCCGGTTGATCAGCACCAGCGGCGCGGCCGAGCGGATCGCCTCTTCCAGAACCGGAGAGCTGCGCGTCACGGCGGCAAAGATCACCCCGTCGACCAGCGACTGGCTGATCGAGTCGATGGCGGCGGTCTCGCCCGTGCCTTCCGTGTCCCACAGGACAACCTTCAGCTCCTTGTCGGCCAGCACCTCGTTCAGGGCACACAGGATCTCGGTGTAAAGCGGGTTGCTGAGGCGGGCGACGACCACGCCGATCACCCCAAGGCGGCTGGTGCGCATGGCCCGCGCCAGCACGTTGGGCCGGTAATCGATCTGCCTTGCCGCTTCGAGAACGCGCTCGCGGGTGTCGGCATTGACGCTCGCCTCGCCCCGGAACACGCGC from the Roseovarius indicus genome contains:
- a CDS encoding LacI family DNA-binding transcriptional regulator, with protein sequence MKSKSGATSKDLARAAGVSQATVSRVFRGEASVNADTRERVLEAARQIDYRPNVLARAMRTSRLGVIGVVVARLSNPLYTEILCALNEVLADKELKVVLWDTEGTGETAAIDSISQSLVDGVIFAAVTRSSPVLEEAIRSAAPLVLINRTIDDLSCDQVSSDNRAGGAAVASYLLDHGRRRIGFISGSLEVSTVRDREAGFLEELERRGVTLESSLTRRVPFSHESGRTAMQSLLDLADPPDAVFCANDLLALGALDGAFEAGVRVPEECWVVGFDDVEQASWSTLSLTTVRQPVRKIVEDGVALLLERLAQPELEPRRIVHPVDMMIRRSTARARKGGQKDKAE